The proteins below come from a single Campylobacter concisus genomic window:
- the hisB gene encoding imidazoleglycerol-phosphate dehydratase HisB, translating to MLELTRNTKETQISMKLKIYGSGVAKIDTSIGFFDHMLEAFTKHSLLDLEISCKGDTHVDFHHSVEDVGIVLGQLLKEALYPLSGVERFGEASVVMDEAAVFCALDLSNRAYLVYENFNENAKAGEFDTELVEEFFRAVAVNSGITLHLNQIRGKNTHHIIEATFKSFAVAFRRALAKNARIGTPSTKGVL from the coding sequence ATTTTAGAACTAACTAGAAATACAAAAGAGACACAAATCTCAATGAAACTTAAAATTTATGGCTCTGGTGTTGCAAAGATAGATACTAGCATTGGCTTTTTTGACCATATGCTTGAGGCATTTACTAAGCATTCTTTGCTTGATCTTGAAATTTCATGCAAGGGCGACACGCATGTGGATTTTCACCACAGCGTTGAGGATGTTGGCATAGTTTTGGGTCAGCTTTTAAAAGAGGCCTTGTACCCTTTAAGTGGCGTTGAGAGATTTGGTGAGGCAAGCGTTGTTATGGATGAGGCGGCTGTTTTTTGTGCGCTAGATCTTAGCAATAGAGCCTATCTTGTCTATGAAAATTTTAATGAAAATGCCAAAGCAGGGGAGTTTGACACGGAGCTTGTGGAGGAGTTTTTTAGGGCAGTTGCTGTAAATTCTGGTATCACGCTTCATCTAAATCAAATTCGCGGTAAAAACACTCACCACATAATCGAAGCAACATTTAAATCATTTGCCGTAGCATTTCGTAGAGCGCTTGCTAAAAACGCAAGGATAGGCACACCAAGCACAAAGGGTGTTTTATGA
- a CDS encoding KdsC family phosphatase encodes MIEIIFLDVDGCMTDGKIIYNANGEELKFFDVKDGYAIESWLKLGKKVAIITGRNSAIVERRAEDLKINHVYQGVGDKFEVASEILKFEGLSFKNAAAIGDDYNDYKILNAVAWSFKPKDAIKELDVKTKLKHKGGNGAVREMIELIIKSENLYDEWSKRWL; translated from the coding sequence ATGATAGAGATTATATTTTTAGATGTTGATGGCTGCATGACTGATGGCAAGATCATCTATAATGCAAATGGTGAAGAGCTTAAATTTTTTGATGTAAAAGACGGCTACGCGATAGAAAGCTGGTTAAAGCTTGGCAAAAAAGTAGCTATCATCACTGGCAGAAATTCAGCCATCGTTGAGCGAAGAGCTGAAGATCTAAAGATAAATCACGTCTATCAAGGCGTTGGTGATAAATTTGAAGTGGCGAGTGAGATATTAAAATTTGAAGGGCTTAGCTTTAAAAACGCAGCAGCTATCGGCGATGACTACAATGACTATAAAATTTTAAATGCAGTTGCTTGGAGCTTTAAGCCAAAAGATGCGATAAAAGAGCTTGATGTAAAGACAAAACTAAAGCACAAAGGTGGCAATGGCGCGGTTAGAGAGATGATAGAGCTTATTATAAAATCAGAAAATTTATATGACGAGTGGTCGAAGCGTTGGTTGTAA
- a CDS encoding LPS export ABC transporter periplasmic protein LptC: MVVKIFYFVVAIFSVVMIFLAAQDPYLTNVLKIDTKISNMQINDVIDYEINSTKISGVYEADELNRYNDKDEFLSFKAKILRGNLKHFLSSDKAISQNDEIIFQKNANYENNDSLRFISDEVIYGTKTKIVRSEANFTLIRNNDKALGESGSYDLGKKQTQVKGLRAWVEENQRF; encoded by the coding sequence TTGGTTGTAAAAATTTTCTACTTCGTCGTGGCTATTTTTAGTGTCGTGATGATATTTTTGGCAGCTCAAGATCCATACCTTACAAATGTTTTAAAGATCGACACAAAGATATCAAATATGCAGATAAATGACGTGATAGATTATGAGATAAATTCCACGAAAATAAGCGGAGTCTACGAGGCTGATGAGCTAAATAGATACAATGATAAAGATGAATTTTTGAGTTTTAAAGCAAAAATTTTAAGAGGAAATTTAAAACATTTTCTAAGCTCAGACAAAGCAATCTCACAAAATGACGAAATCATTTTTCAAAAGAATGCGAACTATGAAAACAACGATAGTTTGAGATTTATAAGTGACGAAGTGATATATGGAACAAAAACAAAAATAGTAAGATCTGAAGCAAATTTCACGCTCATAAGAAATAATGATAAGGCACTGGGTGAGAGTGGAAGCTATGATCTTGGCAAAAAACAAACGCAGGTAAAAGGGTTAAGGGCATGGGTAGAAGAAAATCAGCGATTTTAG
- the lptA gene encoding lipopolysaccharide transport periplasmic protein LptA, which yields MGRRKSAILAVILGFTFLNAEQVEITSNDFFADENKQTSEFIGNVNIKKGSFDELKADKVVVYFDKKRQPIKYVATGNARAKIFIKDKHYDGKGNTLTYEPAKQVYTVSGNGYLHEVETDKNVYGEKIVVNQKNGTYSVNSDEKKPVKFIFQVEEKDK from the coding sequence ATGGGTAGAAGAAAATCAGCGATTTTAGCGGTGATATTGGGTTTTACATTTTTAAATGCAGAGCAAGTTGAAATCACATCAAATGATTTTTTTGCAGATGAGAATAAGCAAACTAGTGAATTTATAGGTAATGTAAATATCAAAAAGGGTTCATTTGATGAGCTTAAGGCAGATAAGGTGGTCGTCTATTTTGACAAAAAACGCCAGCCTATAAAATATGTGGCCACTGGCAATGCTAGAGCTAAAATTTTTATAAAAGATAAGCACTACGACGGCAAAGGCAATACTCTTACATACGAGCCAGCAAAACAGGTCTATACTGTTAGTGGAAATGGCTATTTGCATGAGGTAGAAACTGATAAGAATGTTTATGGTGAAAAGATCGTTGTCAACCAAAAAAATGGCACATATAGTGTAAATAGTGATGAAAAAAAGCCTGTTAAGTTTATCTTTCAGGTAGAGGAAAAAGATAAGTGA
- the yihA gene encoding ribosome biogenesis GTP-binding protein YihA/YsxC — translation MIRPLGAKFITSSPSIKEAPSFVTSEVVFLGRSNVGKSSLINTLVNQKNLAKSSSTPGKTQLINFFEAEFCEQKDEQEEKDKFKLIFVDLPGFGYAKVAKSKHDEWRKNLDEFLKFRSDIRLFIHLIDARHFDLDIDVNVDAYLKSFLRADQKILNLYTKSDKLNQSQKSAVMKFDPSGILVSTLNKSGIEKAREAIINNALGR, via the coding sequence GTGATAAGGCCACTAGGTGCTAAATTTATCACATCAAGTCCAAGTATAAAAGAGGCTCCAAGCTTCGTAACAAGCGAAGTTGTCTTTTTGGGTAGATCAAATGTTGGTAAAAGCAGCCTCATAAATACACTTGTAAATCAAAAAAATCTAGCCAAAAGCTCATCGACTCCTGGCAAAACTCAGCTTATAAATTTTTTTGAGGCCGAGTTTTGTGAGCAAAAAGATGAGCAGGAAGAAAAAGATAAATTTAAGCTCATTTTTGTTGATTTGCCAGGCTTTGGCTATGCAAAAGTGGCAAAGTCAAAGCATGATGAATGGCGTAAAAATTTAGATGAGTTTTTGAAATTTAGAAGCGACATTAGACTTTTTATACACCTAATTGATGCTAGACATTTTGATTTAGACATAGACGTAAATGTGGATGCTTATCTAAAAAGCTTTTTAAGAGCTGACCAGAAAATTTTAAATTTATATACAAAAAGCGATAAGCTAAATCAAAGCCAAAAGAGTGCGGTAATGAAATTTGACCCAAGCGGCATCTTGGTCTCAACTCTTAATAAAAGCGGTATCGAAAAGGCTAGAGAAGCTATCATAAATAACGCTCTTGGTAGATAA
- the mrdA gene encoding penicillin-binding protein 2: protein MRMRIVFSVIALFWIILLGRIYHLSINSNTYYNEIAEQNAIKTIYIPPVRGIIFDAHDKPMAVNRLGFSVSIRPHLSANKKVKILDDELAYIGSLFSDLNVTKLKNEYIKNDSAYNQDFINVVEFIDYDKFLPFFASLSLRENLEIRPASKRHYPYNDLASHIIGYVGRANQKDMDNDPLTKLTNYIGRSGVERFYNPILQGIQGFKKIKVNALNEEIEQISYQAPQSQNIKLAVDLELQQFVADVFGKDAGSVIVMSLKDGAIIAAGSFPEYDLNPFVLGISQPEWEELVKNVDHPFTNKLINGLYPPGSVVKMGMALAFLDNGMSKYDSFFCSGSYELGGRKFRCWNSHGHGNVNMNTAIRESCDDYFYKGSQKIGIDAIVPILERMGFGRKTEVDLPNEFVGTLPSREWKMRKYGKAWFQGETLITSIGQGNFLVTPMQVAKYTAGLATGLNVTPHFLKSIDDKDVDFTPTDDAFTPFEKSQLPAIRHAMYEVANHPRGTANRHFIGSLVKVAAKTGTAQVVGISQTEKKRMKEEDMAYLQRSHAWMTTYAPYEDPQYVITMVIEHGGHGGSAAGPKIAQIYNKLVEMGYINLEKIQSDQSKKQDNKKK from the coding sequence ATGAGGATGCGCATCGTCTTTAGTGTGATCGCTCTTTTTTGGATTATACTTTTGGGACGAATTTATCACCTAAGCATAAACTCAAATACCTACTACAACGAGATCGCAGAACAAAACGCGATAAAGACTATTTATATTCCGCCAGTTAGGGGTATCATCTTTGACGCACATGATAAGCCAATGGCTGTTAATCGTCTTGGTTTTTCGGTATCCATTAGACCTCATTTAAGTGCTAATAAAAAGGTAAAAATTTTAGATGATGAGCTAGCTTACATTGGCTCACTATTTAGTGATCTAAATGTCACAAAGCTTAAAAATGAATACATAAAAAATGACTCAGCTTATAACCAAGATTTTATAAATGTGGTCGAATTTATTGATTATGATAAATTTTTGCCATTTTTTGCATCACTTTCTTTGCGTGAAAATTTAGAGATAAGGCCCGCTTCAAAACGCCACTATCCGTATAACGATCTGGCTTCTCACATTATCGGCTACGTCGGTAGGGCAAATCAAAAAGATATGGACAATGATCCTTTGACAAAGCTTACAAACTACATTGGAAGAAGTGGCGTGGAGCGATTTTATAATCCGATCTTACAAGGAATTCAGGGATTTAAAAAGATAAAGGTAAATGCCTTAAATGAAGAGATAGAGCAGATAAGCTATCAAGCGCCACAAAGTCAAAACATCAAGCTTGCAGTCGATCTTGAGCTTCAGCAGTTTGTCGCTGATGTCTTTGGTAAGGATGCAGGAAGCGTCATAGTTATGAGTCTAAAAGACGGTGCTATCATAGCTGCTGGTAGCTTTCCAGAGTACGATCTAAACCCATTTGTGCTTGGAATTTCTCAGCCTGAATGGGAAGAGCTTGTAAAAAATGTCGATCATCCTTTTACAAATAAGCTAATAAACGGCCTTTATCCGCCAGGATCTGTCGTAAAAATGGGTATGGCACTTGCGTTTTTGGATAATGGCATGAGCAAATACGATAGCTTTTTTTGTAGTGGCTCGTATGAGCTTGGAGGGCGTAAATTCCGCTGCTGGAACTCTCACGGACATGGAAATGTTAATATGAATACGGCAATTAGAGAGAGCTGTGATGATTATTTTTATAAAGGTAGTCAAAAGATCGGCATAGACGCTATTGTTCCGATACTTGAGCGTATGGGATTTGGTAGAAAAACAGAGGTTGATTTGCCAAATGAGTTTGTGGGGACTTTGCCAAGTAGAGAGTGGAAGATGAGAAAGTATGGCAAAGCGTGGTTTCAAGGCGAGACCCTCATTACTTCTATCGGCCAGGGAAATTTCTTGGTCACGCCTATGCAAGTGGCAAAATATACAGCAGGCCTTGCAACTGGGCTAAATGTGACTCCACATTTTTTAAAGAGCATTGATGACAAGGATGTTGATTTTACGCCAACAGATGATGCTTTTACGCCGTTTGAAAAATCACAGTTACCAGCCATTAGGCATGCAATGTATGAAGTGGCAAATCACCCAAGAGGCACGGCAAATAGGCATTTTATTGGAAGCCTAGTTAAAGTTGCTGCAAAGACTGGTACTGCCCAGGTCGTTGGAATTTCTCAAACTGAAAAGAAACGTATGAAAGAAGAGGATATGGCGTATTTGCAAAGATCTCATGCGTGGATGACTACATATGCGCCTTATGAAGATCCGCAATATGTCATCACAATGGTTATCGAGCATGGTGGCCATGGTGGAAGTGCGGCTGGACCAAAAATCGCTCAAATTTATAATAAACTCGTTGAAATGGGATATATAAATTTAGAAAAAATCCAAAGTGATCAAAGTAAAAAACAAGACAATAAGAAAAAATAA
- the queC gene encoding 7-cyano-7-deazaguanine synthase QueC, whose amino-acid sequence MKKAVCIMSGGMDSTLCAVMAKKAGYDIVALHFDYGQRTMKREKRAFDEICEQLEVTKKLSLDVSFIAQIGGNSLTDTSMKIRKDGVEKDVPNTYVPFRNGVFISVATALAEKEGAEAIYIGVVEEDSSGYPDCKESFIKRMNEAINLGTSPSFSCEIITPLVNLSKADIVAKSLELGSPLELTWSCYESDDEACGLCDSCRLRLNGFKKANATDKIAYKNQKFSL is encoded by the coding sequence ATGAAAAAAGCAGTTTGTATAATGAGCGGCGGTATGGATAGTACGCTTTGTGCTGTAATGGCAAAGAAGGCTGGATATGATATCGTAGCGCTTCATTTTGACTATGGCCAAAGGACGATGAAGCGTGAAAAACGTGCGTTTGACGAGATATGTGAGCAACTAGAGGTTACTAAAAAGCTCAGCCTTGATGTTAGCTTTATCGCACAAATCGGCGGAAATTCGTTAACAGATACCAGCATGAAAATAAGAAAAGATGGGGTAGAAAAAGACGTGCCAAATACCTATGTACCTTTTAGAAATGGCGTGTTTATCTCGGTCGCTACTGCACTTGCTGAAAAAGAGGGAGCAGAAGCTATCTATATCGGTGTCGTAGAAGAAGATAGCTCAGGATACCCAGACTGCAAAGAGAGCTTCATAAAAAGAATGAATGAGGCTATAAATTTAGGCACATCGCCTAGTTTTTCGTGCGAGATAATTACTCCACTTGTAAATTTAAGTAAGGCTGACATCGTAGCAAAGTCGCTTGAGCTTGGCTCGCCACTAGAGCTTACTTGGAGCTGCTACGAGAGTGATGACGAGGCATGCGGACTTTGCGATAGCTGCAGGCTAAGGCTAAATGGCTTTAAAAAGGCAAATGCCACTGATAAAATCGCATATAAAAATCAAAAATTTTCCTTATGA
- the ybeY gene encoding rRNA maturation RNase YbeY: protein MILCEESYPKILDEICEYLTLGEIELVFVDKEEMRELNKTERGIDKTTDVLSFPLELVIHAPLGSIVINKDMVKEKATELNHSEEAETALLFTHGLLHILGFDHEKDDGEMREKECEVIKKFELPKSLIVRSEDVRLIDLINNKNLKE, encoded by the coding sequence ATGATACTTTGCGAAGAGAGCTATCCAAAAATTTTAGATGAAATTTGTGAATATTTGACGTTAGGAGAAATCGAGCTAGTTTTTGTCGATAAAGAAGAGATGAGAGAACTAAATAAAACTGAGCGAGGCATTGATAAAACGACAGATGTTTTAAGCTTTCCACTTGAGCTTGTCATTCACGCCCCACTTGGCTCAATCGTTATAAACAAAGATATGGTAAAAGAGAAAGCCACTGAGCTAAATCATAGTGAAGAGGCCGAAACCGCACTACTTTTTACACATGGATTACTTCATATATTAGGATTTGATCATGAAAAAGATGATGGTGAAATGAGAGAAAAAGAGTGCGAAGTGATAAAAAAATTTGAGCTGCCTAAAAGTCTAATCGTAAGAAGTGAGGACGTTAGGCTAATCGATCTTATAAATAATAAAAACTTAAAAGAGTAG
- a CDS encoding ferrochelatase: MTIENLTRLINAEALNAPTITSVSEFVFELKHVRRGFAYICLNANDSDIETAIKQGAYAIISEDNVPIIDKEIAFLKVSSLQTAMIKLMRFEATHKDLKFCAVNPFINDFLEKSKLGSNAHVMSKNITELFHQIFHAKVFDVFFGDDTRTLQRISPLFETIYTDTTMHEINPSSIFFTSIVFKQTYYQNLNIPRVFAGMFYGLLKFLDSNKISFKPYEGRIHGHFDPIFIDKNFIPTSFGNSFRAIITESDEDLFISQSIFLNKKFSPDEIKICLPEGSLLKVQNAIYFKNLSEIKKLKNFIYILILCQKEELLEELHKTSEENLLF, translated from the coding sequence ATGACAATAGAAAATTTAACACGTCTAATAAATGCCGAGGCTCTAAACGCACCGACGATAACTAGTGTAAGCGAGTTTGTTTTCGAGTTAAAGCATGTAAGACGTGGCTTTGCCTATATTTGCTTAAACGCAAACGATAGCGACATAGAAACAGCGATTAAACAAGGCGCATACGCCATAATTAGCGAAGATAATGTGCCAATTATAGACAAAGAGATCGCTTTTTTAAAAGTTAGTAGCTTACAAACCGCCATGATAAAACTCATGAGATTTGAGGCTACTCACAAAGATCTAAAATTTTGCGCCGTAAATCCTTTTATAAATGATTTTTTAGAAAAATCAAAACTTGGCTCTAACGCACACGTCATGTCAAAAAATATCACTGAGCTTTTTCATCAAATTTTTCACGCAAAGGTCTTTGATGTCTTTTTCGGCGATGATACAAGAACACTTCAGCGAATATCGCCTCTTTTTGAGACCATTTACACAGATACTACTATGCACGAGATAAATCCGAGCTCGATATTTTTTACAAGCATAGTCTTTAAGCAAACATACTATCAAAACTTAAACATACCACGAGTTTTTGCTGGAATGTTTTATGGGCTTTTAAAATTTCTTGATAGCAATAAAATTTCATTTAAGCCTTACGAAGGTAGGATTCACGGGCATTTTGACCCGATTTTTATAGATAAAAATTTTATTCCTACTAGTTTTGGAAATAGCTTTAGAGCCATAATTACTGAAAGCGATGAAGATTTATTCATAAGCCAAAGTATATTTTTAAATAAAAAATTTAGCCCTGATGAGATAAAAATTTGCTTGCCAGAAGGCTCGCTATTAAAAGTACAAAACGCAATCTACTTTAAAAATTTAAGCGAGATAAAAAAGCTTAAAAATTTTATCTATATATTGATTTTATGCCAAAAAGAGGAGCTTTTAGAAGAGCTTCACAAAACATCTGAAGAAAATCTACTCTTTTAA
- the metG gene encoding methionine--tRNA ligase, giving the protein MKEKAYITTPIYYVNDVPHIGHAYTTIIADTLARFNRLQGKETYFMTGTDEHGQKIEQAARARGKTPKEYADEISAKFRSLWDEFEISYDHFIRTTDEEHKQTVQNVFEKMQANGDIYKGEYEGFYCVSCETFFNQRDLLEDNHCPDCGRVTSLVKEESYFFKLSKYEDALLKWYENDELCVIPKGKKNEVVSFVKGGLKDLSVTRTSFDWGIKLPKSANDEKHVMYVWLDALINYLTTLGYSRDDARMDLWPYTTHIVGKDILRFHAVYWPAFLMSLGLPLPKHVAAHGWWTINGEKMSKSKGNVINPREVANAYGLENFRYFLLREVPFGQDGDYSQKALIERINSELGNGLGNLLSRIVGMSAKYSDYKINSKDVLKFHKAELDEAKGYLDEAIKNLENLATNRYLEDLWKVVTLANAAVAKYEPWSLVKAGKIDEANALVALCANLLAKVTILLSPAMPKTCTKIADTLGFSIDTASYESLVLKNEISNFVAKATEPLFPRIEKELMSEANEPKVEAKAEPKEEKKEDEIISIDDFAKVVIKVGEVLECERVEGSEKLLKFKIDLGEEQPRQILSGIAKYYEPSSLIGKQVCVLANLKERTMMKKYVSQGMILSASDGSLTLLGTQGKVKNGAIVG; this is encoded by the coding sequence ATGAAAGAAAAAGCTTATATAACGACCCCAATATACTATGTAAACGACGTGCCACACATTGGCCATGCCTACACGACTATCATCGCTGATACACTTGCTAGATTTAACCGCTTGCAAGGTAAAGAAACATACTTTATGACAGGTACAGACGAGCACGGACAAAAGATCGAGCAAGCAGCTCGTGCTAGAGGCAAGACTCCAAAAGAGTATGCTGACGAGATCAGTGCGAAATTTAGATCACTTTGGGACGAATTTGAGATAAGCTACGATCATTTCATAAGAACAACCGACGAAGAGCACAAACAAACCGTGCAAAATGTCTTTGAAAAGATGCAAGCAAATGGCGACATTTACAAAGGCGAATATGAGGGATTTTACTGCGTTAGCTGCGAAACTTTTTTTAACCAAAGAGACCTACTAGAAGACAATCACTGTCCAGACTGTGGCCGCGTGACGTCTTTAGTCAAAGAAGAGAGCTACTTTTTCAAGCTTTCAAAATATGAAGACGCGCTTTTAAAATGGTACGAAAATGACGAGCTTTGCGTCATCCCAAAAGGTAAGAAAAACGAGGTCGTAAGCTTTGTAAAAGGTGGACTAAAAGATCTTTCAGTAACTAGAACGAGCTTTGACTGGGGCATAAAGCTACCAAAGAGCGCAAACGATGAAAAGCACGTTATGTACGTCTGGCTTGACGCGCTTATAAACTACCTAACAACACTAGGATATTCAAGAGATGACGCTAGAATGGATCTTTGGCCATACACTACTCACATCGTTGGCAAAGATATTTTACGCTTTCACGCAGTTTACTGGCCAGCATTTTTGATGAGTCTTGGCTTGCCATTACCAAAACACGTAGCAGCGCACGGCTGGTGGACCATAAATGGCGAAAAGATGAGCAAAAGTAAGGGTAATGTTATAAACCCAAGAGAGGTTGCAAACGCTTATGGACTTGAAAATTTCAGATACTTTTTGCTTAGAGAAGTGCCGTTTGGACAAGATGGCGACTACAGCCAAAAGGCTTTGATCGAGCGTATAAACTCAGAACTTGGCAACGGACTTGGCAACCTGCTAAGCCGCATTGTTGGTATGAGTGCAAAGTATAGCGACTATAAAATCAACTCAAAAGATGTACTCAAATTTCACAAAGCCGAGCTTGATGAGGCGAAGGGCTACCTTGATGAGGCTATAAAAAATTTAGAAAATTTAGCGACGAACCGCTATTTAGAGGATCTTTGGAAGGTCGTAACGCTTGCAAATGCAGCCGTTGCGAAGTATGAGCCATGGTCACTTGTAAAAGCTGGCAAAATTGACGAGGCAAACGCACTTGTGGCACTTTGTGCAAATTTACTTGCAAAAGTGACGATACTGCTTAGCCCAGCTATGCCAAAAACTTGTACTAAGATAGCTGACACGCTTGGCTTTAGCATAGATACGGCATCTTATGAAAGTCTTGTTTTGAAAAATGAAATTTCAAATTTTGTAGCAAAAGCTACCGAGCCGCTATTTCCAAGGATAGAAAAAGAGCTAATGAGCGAGGCAAATGAGCCAAAGGTTGAGGCGAAAGCTGAGCCAAAAGAGGAGAAAAAAGAGGACGAAATCATTAGCATTGATGACTTTGCAAAGGTGGTGATAAAAGTAGGTGAAGTGCTCGAGTGCGAGAGAGTCGAGGGTAGTGAGAAACTGCTTAAATTTAAGATAGATCTTGGCGAGGAGCAGCCGCGTCAAATTTTATCTGGCATCGCAAAATACTACGAGCCTAGCTCGCTTATTGGCAAACAAGTTTGCGTTTTAGCAAATTTAAAAGAGCGAACGATGATGAAAAAATATGTCTCACAAGGCATGATCCTAAGCGCATCTGATGGCTCGCTAACGCTTCTTGGTACGCAAGGTAAAGTTAAAAACGGTGCGATCGTTGGCTAA
- a CDS encoding class 1 fructose-bisphosphatase — translation MQELNQIFNTIKEIAKEISEVIKYADLGYTTHENATGDTQLKLDVKSDEIITAKFKELACVKALISEEKEEALEINKSANFIIAYDPLDGSSLVDVNFAVGSIFGIYEDEVKPENLIAAAYSIYGPRLELVIAEKKGALPKFYRLGKEGEFKFVKELELKEKGKLNATGATQKGWSQTHRNFINELFNEGYRLRYSGAMVSDLHQILLKGGGLFSYPATSDHLNGKLRVVFEVLPFAFIYENAKGATSNGKNQTLFDIKIEKIHQTTPCFFGSRDEISLLHKFYEKK, via the coding sequence ATGCAAGAATTAAATCAAATTTTTAACACCATAAAAGAGATCGCAAAAGAGATAAGCGAAGTGATAAAATACGCCGATCTTGGCTACACAACTCACGAAAACGCGACTGGCGACACACAGCTAAAGCTTGATGTCAAAAGCGACGAGATCATCACGGCTAAATTTAAGGAGCTTGCCTGCGTAAAAGCACTAATTAGCGAAGAAAAAGAAGAGGCGCTTGAGATCAATAAAAGCGCAAATTTTATAATCGCCTATGATCCACTTGATGGCTCAAGCCTAGTTGATGTAAATTTCGCAGTTGGCTCGATCTTTGGCATCTACGAAGACGAGGTAAAACCAGAAAATTTAATAGCTGCAGCTTACAGCATCTATGGTCCAAGACTTGAGCTCGTAATCGCTGAGAAAAAGGGCGCCTTGCCTAAATTTTATAGACTTGGCAAAGAAGGCGAGTTTAAATTTGTAAAAGAGCTTGAGCTAAAAGAAAAAGGCAAGTTAAATGCTACAGGAGCGACACAAAAAGGCTGGAGCCAAACGCATAGAAATTTCATAAATGAGCTATTTAACGAGGGCTACAGGCTAAGATACTCAGGTGCTATGGTGAGCGACCTGCACCAAATTTTACTAAAAGGCGGCGGTCTTTTTAGCTACCCAGCAACGAGCGATCATCTAAACGGCAAACTAAGAGTAGTCTTTGAAGTGTTGCCATTTGCTTTCATATATGAAAACGCAAAGGGCGCAACCTCAAACGGCAAAAACCAAACGCTTTTTGATATAAAAATAGAAAAAATTCACCAAACAACGCCATGCTTTTTTGGCTCACGTGATGAAATTTCTCTTTTGCATAAATTTTACGAGAAAAAATAA
- the mobB gene encoding molybdopterin-guanine dinucleotide biosynthesis protein B: protein MKRLAIAFSGPSNSGKTTLILKVAKKFINDGLKVAIVKHDPGDKAKFDVEGKDSFKFSQTGADVVVMSPTRTTYFSQKPQEINDVIKMLGEFDMLLVEGLKTLPLPRLSVFKDEIDEKYLSFSDAIATYKKQIPYEIKNINLDDIDAICAWIIKNAKAV from the coding sequence ATGAAAAGACTTGCTATTGCTTTTTCTGGCCCTTCAAATAGCGGAAAAACGACTCTTATTTTAAAGGTAGCAAAAAAATTTATAAATGATGGTTTGAAAGTCGCGATAGTAAAACACGACCCGGGCGACAAGGCCAAATTTGACGTTGAAGGCAAGGATAGCTTTAAATTTTCTCAAACTGGGGCAGATGTGGTGGTGATGAGTCCGACTAGAACAACTTATTTTTCACAAAAACCACAAGAAATTAACGATGTCATTAAAATGCTCGGCGAGTTTGATATGCTATTAGTCGAGGGGTTAAAGACGCTTCCACTACCAAGATTAAGTGTTTTTAAAGATGAAATAGATGAAAAATATCTTAGCTTTTCAGACGCGATCGCAACATATAAAAAACAAATTCCTTATGAGATAAAAAATATAAATTTAGACGATATAGACGCCATTTGTGCGTGGATAATCAAAAATGCAAAGGCTGTATAA